The Kribbella shirazensis genomic interval CGGCCAGACCAGGTGATACCGCTGCTGCTGGCACATGCGGGTGACGATCGGGCGCGGGTGGCTGTCTATGCGGCTGGCCGGGCTGCGCGGTACGTACGGCCGAGTCTGCTGCCTGGACTGTTGCAGCCGGTGCTGGCTGGTGAGGCGGTCAAAGTCACGTCGCGGAAGGAGGCAGTGCGGCTGCTGGGCGAGCTGCGAGCACCTGGTGCGAGCGCGGTACTCACGGAGACGTGGGCGGGGGCGCACCGCGATGTGCGGGCTGCGATTGCGCGGACTGTGTCGCAGTACCTGCTGTACGACCCTGCCGCGTGGGCGGTGCTGGAGCAGGCGGTGCATGACTCAGCGGCGACAGCTGCGGCGTTGACTGCGCGGCGCGCGTACGACGTACCTGTGGCCTATCGGTCGCGGTACGCCGACCTGTTGATCGCTGTGACGACTCGGAGCGAGCCGGAGGTGGTCGGACCGGCCTTGCTGGCGTTGCGGGAGTGGGCGCGGCACAACCCGGCCGCTGCGGGGGTGTGTGCGGACTTCATCAGCCGGTTGCTGTTGCGCAGTCGGGTGTGGAGTGATGCGATCACGGCGCTCGTGTCGATCGTCGCTACCGATCCGCCGGCGGGTCTGAACGAGCTGGTCGAGGCCGTTCGGTTGCTGGTGCGGCTGGAGGCGGATCCGTCGCTGCCTGACGCGCTGCCGGATCGCGACCATCCGGCGCGGCAGCGGCTCACGGGCCTGGTCGGACGGCTGTGTTCTCAGTTCAGTCACCGCTCGGCGGACGCTCGGCGGCACTTGACTGCGGTCGCTGACGAGTTGGTCGGCTCCGACTTCCTGCAGCTCCGGCTCCAGCTGCTGGCGCTCGCGCAGGACGACTTCGGCCATCTGCGTGATCTCGTCGCCGACGACCCGCTGGCCGCGCTGACAGCCGCCGACCTCGTCCACGGCCGCCTGGTCGCTACCGAGCCCGATCCCGCCGTTCTCCTGCCGGTCGCCGATGCACTCGTCCACTCGTCGGACGTCGCGTCCGGCCTGCTCGCGGACGCGTTCCTCCGCGCGGCGGCGCCTCGCAGCGGCTGGTCGCCCGAGTGGCGCAGGCTGTTGATTGCCCTCCGCAACCACCCGTCGCCCGCCGTCCGGCGACGTGCCCTCGATCTGACCACTGCGACCGAGTAGTCCTACTCCTTGCGCTGCTCGGCCTCGCGGGCGCGTTTGCGGCGCTTGCCTTCATGCATCGCCGCGACCCGCGCGACCGGGATGGCGCGGCCTTCCTCGAGCAGGTCCTCGGGGAGCGACTGCGGCGCGGGAAGCTGATCGGCCCACGGGTCGCGGTCGCCGAGCTGCTCGAGGGCGGAGCGGACCGTGAAGTCGCGCGGCGTCACGCTCTCCAGGTCGTCCCAGCCGACCGGGAACGACACCGTCGTACCGGGCCGGACGCGTGGGCTGTACGCCGCGACGACCGTCGCACCGCCCGCACGGGTCGAGTCGACGAACACCTTCCCGTGCCGGTCCTCCTTGATGTACGCCGTGGTCGCGACCGACGGATCGATCCGCTCGGCGCGCGCCGCGATCGCCCGGGTCGCGGCCGCCGCGTCCTCGATCGGCACGGTGTCGTCGATCGGCACGAACACGTGCACGCCCTTCGCACCGCTGGTCTTGACCGCGCCGGACAGGCCGGAGTCGGTCAGCGCCTGCCGCACCAGCAGCGCGGCCTGCACCGCCATCGTGAAGGTCTCCCCCTCCGGCGGATCGAGATCGAGCACGAGATGCGTCACACGGTCCCAGCGGCCGGCCTTCATCAACGTCGGGTGGTACTCGATCGCGCGCTGGTTGGCGAACCACAGCAACGTCCTGCGGTCGTCGCACAACGCGTACGACACCTCGCGCTTGGACGCCTCCGCCCACACCGGCACGGTCTTCACCCAGTCCGGTGTGTACTTCGGAACGTTTTTCTGCATGAACTTCGGCTGCCCCGGGCGGATCCGGACCACCGACAACGGCCGGTCCCGCAACCCGGGCAACATCCGCTCGTGCACCGCGTCCAGGTAGTCGACCAGGTCCCGCTTCGTTGCCTCGGCCCCGTCGAACAACGGCTGATCGAGATTGGTCAGGTCGACCCCGTCGCGCGTCTCATCCGGCTTGCTCGCCATCCCCCGAGCTTAACCACCCGGTGTGTCCGCGGCCCCAGTTGAAGAGCGGGCTTTCATGCGGGATTCGTTCAAGACGCGGGCGACGTACCGCTCGTAGCGTCGCGGGCATGGCAGCATCCCGGCGGACGATCCGGTCGCGTACTTCCGTACGGACATGGCGGGGTTGTTCAACACGCTCGACCCGGCGCGGGCGTGGGGCGTGCGGCGATGCCGCTGCCCACCGCGGACCTGGCGCACCTGATCGTCGCGTTCAAGAAGTCGAGCCGCTCACCACACACGGTCTGCAGGACACCGGCGTCCACCCGGTCATCTTGCGCCTCGGCTCGACGTGGGGCCCGCTGATGGACCCGGAAACGCCGTTCAACTGCGTCCCGCCGTACATCAACGCCGTACTGCGAGGCGAACAGCCGGAGCCGTTGTACGCCGACGCCGGCGGCGACTCGTGCTACGCCCCTGACACAGGCCGCGCGATCGCGCTCCTGGTCACAGCCGACACCCTCAACCACACGACGTACAACATCTCCAGCGGCCACCCGTCGCCCCACCGCGACATCACCCGCCTGACCCAGGACACCCGTTTCACCCCGCAGTACGACGTACCTCAAGCCGTCACCCGCTACACCACCTGGCGCTCCAACAACCCCCGCTGACCCGCATCGTGAACACCCTCCGGCATGACGAGACAGGCCACGGTATGTCCCGCGACACCACCACGTGTCGCAAACGCCGTTGCCCGTCGGCGGGTGGGCGGGTTGGATGTCCGTGTGGCGGCCAGTTTGGTCCTCTTGTGCGGGACCTCGTTCTCCGGGAAGAGCACGATGGCTCGGGTCCTCGCGCCGCGGCTGGCGGCGCGGGTTGTGAGCCTTGACGAGATCAACGAGCGCCGAGGGTTGTGGGGTGGTGACGGGATTCCGCCCGAGGAGTGGCGGCGGACTCATGCGGTGGCGGTTGGCGAGGTGCGGGAGGTGGTGGGCGCCGGGGCGTCGGTGATCGTCGACGACACCAGTTCGCTGCGGTTCCTGCGTGATGACTGGCGGGCGCTGGCCGCGGAGGCCGGGGCGGAGTTCGCCTTGCTGTACGTCGATGTCGATCACGGGACGGTACGGCGGCGGCACGCCGGCAATCGGGTGGATCCGCGGCGGCGAGACGTCGCGGACGCCGTGCTCGAGCAGCACCTCGCCGACTTCCAAGCACCCACAGCCGACGAGAACGCCGTACGCGTGGCATCCGTCGAGGATGTGCTCAGGTGGTGTGCAGCGTCGGGTGATAGATGAGTTCTTGGATGTTGTTGTCGAGGGTTCGGGTTTCGAGGAGGTCGAGGTCGAAGTCGGCGGCGTGGGCGAAGATGGGGTCGGCTCCGGTTCGGCCGCTGATGACGGGGAAGATCGTCCCGCCCCAGTCGCCCTTCTCGTTGTACGACCCGAACCCGTCGAGCGTGCAGAAGATGTCCCAGGTGTCCTTCAGCCGCCGGAGACGCCGATCTCGGCGTCGGCGAGGTCTGCGGTGAGGCCGTCGGTGTCGTCGAGCCAGCCTTGGGGCAGGACGATGTGGTCGCGGGGGCTGCCCTGGCGGCCGCGGGGCGCGCCCAGTTCGGCGACCGGGAAGGGGACGGTCGGGTCGAGTTGGGCGAGGAGTTCGTCCAGCCGCGCGAGGGTGTCGACCATGCCGAGGGCCGCGCGGAGTTCGCCGCCCGCGGGGAAGCCCTTCAGGTACCACGAGACGTGCTTGCGGAAGTCGCGCAGCCCCCGCTGCTCCCCCATCAACTCGGCCAGCAGCTCACCATGCCGCCGCATCACCGCGGCCACCTCACCCAGCGTCGGCAGGCTCAGCGCCTCACCGCCCGCGAACGCCACCGCCAGATCGCGGAACAACCACGGCCGTCCGAGGCACCCGCGCCCGACGATCACCCCGGCGCAGCCGGTCTCGGCCACCATCCGCAGCGCGTCGCCGGCCTCCCAGATGTCGCCGTTGCCGAGCACCGGGATGTTCACGTGCTCCACCAGCGCGGCGATCGTGGACCAGTCCGCCTGCCCGGAGTACGCCTGCGACGCCGTCCGCCCGTGCAACCCGATCGCGGCCGCGCCCGACTCCTCGGCGATCCGCCCCGCGTCGAGGTACGTCTGATGGTCGGCGTCGATCCCGATCCGCGTCTTCATCGTCACGGGTACGCCGTACGGGGTCGCGGCCTGCACCGCGGAGCGCAGGATCGCGCCGAGCAGGTTCCGCTTCCAGGGCAGGGCCGCGCCGCCGCCCTTGCGCGTCACCTTCGGGACCGGGCAGCCGAAGTTCAGGTCGACGTGCGCGACGCCGTACTCGTCGCACAGGATCTGCACCGCACGCCCGATGTACGTCGGGTCGACGCCGTACAGCTGCACCGACCGCACCGTCTCCCGCGGGTCGAACGTGAGCATGTCGAGCGACTTCTGATCGCGCTCGACGATGCCGCGCGAGGTGATCATCTCGCACACGTACAGCCCGGCGCCCTGCTCCGCGCAGAGCCGCCGGTACGCCGCGTTGGTGATGCCGGCCATCGGCGCCAGCACCACCGGCGTCTCGATCGTGAGGTTGCCCAGCTGAAGCATGTCAGGCCTTCGCCACCAGCACCTGTCCGTTACCGGAAACCTGTGCTTTATAAGGCTGTACGGCGTTCGCGGTCGTCGTCACGTCGCACGCGATCGGCTCGCCGGAATGCTTGACCACGGCAACATCGTCCATCGTGCAGGTCACCTGCGCGGCGTCGGCGGCGCTCCGCAGGACGGCATCCACCACCTTCGCCTTGACGATCGCGACCGACTGCGAGGTGAACTTGTACGACGCCGTGTACTGCTTGGCATCGACGGTCAGCGTCCCGCCGTACGACTTCCCGGCGTACGTCACGGTGCAGGTCAGCTCGTGCTGGCCGGCGGTCTCGACCTTGTCGATGCCGGGACACTTCACGGTCGTCGGAGCTGCCTTGCCGGCCGCGATCTGCGCCTGCTTCGAGATCGCGAACGTGATCCGCTCGGCGAGCGGTGCGTCGTTCTCCGGCTCACCGGTCACCTTCGGCGTCGGCCACGGCTTCGACGGGGTCGGCAGCGCGGTCAGCGTCGGCGTCGACGCGGTCGGGATCGGCGCGCTCGACGACGGCGGCGTGCTGGACGCCGGCGCCGACGGCGAGGTACCCGCCTCGGGCTCGCTGTCCGAGCAGGCGGAGATCAGGAACAGTGCCGCCGCGGTCAGGCCGAGAACGGCCGCGCGCTCCCCCGTCAGCCTCATCGTCAGCAACCCACCAGGTGCTGGGCGAGGTAGCCGGTGACCTCGGTCAGGGCGACCCGCTCCTGCTTCATCGAGTCCCGCTCCCGGATCGTCACGGCCTGGTCCTCGAGGGTGTCGAAGTCGACGGTGATGCAGTACGGCGTACCGATCTCGTCCTGGCGGCGGTACCGGCGGCCGATCGCACCGGCGTCGTCGAAGTCGACGTTCCAGTTCTTCCGCAGCTCACCGGCCAGGTCGCGGGCCTTCGGCGACAGGTCGGCGTTGCGCGACAGCGGCAGGACGGCGGCCTTGACCGGCGCGAGCCGCGGGTCGAAGCGCAGTACCGTCCGCTTGTCCACACCGCCCTTCGCGTTCGGCGCCTCGTCCTCGGTGTAGGCGTCGAGCAGGAACGCGAGCACGTTGCGGGTCAGGCCGGCCGCGGGCTCGATGACGTACGGCGTCCAGCGCTCGCCCTTCTCCTGGTCGAAGTACGACAGGTCGGCGCCGGAGTGCTTGGAGTGCGTGGAGAGGTCGAAGTCGGTGCGGTTCGCGATGCCCTCGAGTTCGTCGAACTCCTTGCCGCCGAAGTTGAACCGGTACTCGATGTCGACGGTGCGCTTCGAGTAGTGGCTGAGCTTCTCCTTCGGGTGCTCGTAGAACCGCATGTTGTCCGGGCTCAGCCCGAGACCGACGTACCAGTCCCAGCGGGCCTTCAGCCAGTACTCGTGCCAGTCCTCGTCGGAGCCGGGCTCGACGAAGAACTCCATCTCCATCTGCTCGAACTCGCGGGTGCGGAAGATGAAGTTGCCCGGGGTGATCTCGTTGCGGAAGCTCTTGCCGACCTGGGCGATGCCGAACGGCGGCTTCTTCCGGGCGGTGCCCATCACGTTCGCGAAGTTGACGAAGATGCCCTGCGCGGTCTCCGGGCGGAGGTAGTGCAGGCCGTCGGCGGACTCGACCGGACCGAGATAGGTCTTCAGCAGGCCGTTGAACATCCGCGGCTCGGTGAAGGTGCCTTTGTTGCCGCAGTTCGGGCAGGCGATCTCCGCCAGCTTGACCTGCTCGGGGTCCTTGTTCTTCCGGCGGGCGAAGTCCTCGCGGAGGTGGTCGTCACGGAACCGCTTGTGGCAGGACTGGCACTCGGTCAGCGGGTCGACGAACTCGGCGAGGTGGCCGGAGGCCTCCCAGACCTGCGTCGGCAGGATCACCGACGAGTCCAGGCCGACGATGTCGTCGCGGCCGGTGACCATGGTCCGCCACCACTGGGTCCGGACGTTGTTCTTCAGCTCGACCCCGAGCGGGCCGTAGTCCCAGGCCGACTTGGTACCGCCGTAGATCTCGCCGCACGGGTAGACGAAGCCCCTCCGCTTGCTGAGGCTGACGACGGCATCGACGGTTTCCACGGGCACTTTTCGACTCCAGAACGGGCACAGATCGGGTACTGGCGAATCTACGGAAGGGTCCAGGCTATCGGTCCCGGGCACCCTCCATCGAATCCGCGTCAGCCTGGCAAATCCTCGTACGCCGTCGGCTCGTCGATTGCCTGCGACAGCAGCGGTACCGCGGTCAGCTTCACGTCGTACGGCGAGAGCGCGCGCCGGTAGCTCCCGACGTTCTCGAACTCGAGCGTCAGCGCCAGCAGCTCCGGGTCGTCGACGTTCCGCCCGGTCCGCGCCGACAGGAACCCTTTCTGCCGCCCGAGCACCTCCACCGCGGCCCGCAGCCGCTCGGCGAACTCGCCCTGCTCGGTCTCCCCCACCCGGAACCTGATCACCACGAACACGAGCCTAACCATAGGACCTGGAACAATAGTGGGATGAGCACCCCCAGCAGCCCGTTGCGGCAGCGGATCACGAAGATCAGTTATCCGTACGTCGCCAAGCTGCACGCCGCACCCAAGTTGACTCTGCCGGGCATCACCCTGCTGCTGGCGCTCGTCGGAGTGTTCGCTCCGGTCCCGGTCGGGGTGCCGGCGCTGGTGCTGCTGGCGTTGCTGCTTGGGTGGCTCGCGTTCCTGTCCTGGCCGGTCGTCACCGGCGGTCCGAAGTTCCTCCGTCTGTTCTCGATCGTGCTGATCCTGCTGTTCGGGGTGTCCCGGATCGCCACCGGCTAGGTAGGTCCTGAGCTCGGTGCCGCTCCCGGGACTACTCAGACCTCGTCCAGTCCGAGAGCGGTCAGCCGATCCCGTAGCCAGGACAGCTCCTTGGCGATCCGTTTCGCCAGCGCCTGTTGGGTTTTGGGCGCACGCGGCCACACGTACACCTCTGACTCGAGATGATGCGTCAGTGGATGACCGCCTCCGACCAGCCTGGTCAGGCAGTCGTCCAGTACGCCGGTTGTCGCGCTGAGCGGAGCAGGCGGCGCAGCATGCGCGGCCAGGTGCGCGTGCATGCGCCAGGCGGCGTGACCGGACAGTTCGTATGCCTGCTCCACGTCGTCCACACCCGGCCCGCCCCACTCACGCAGCTGGCGCAGGTACTTCGCTGTGCCTAGCTGACTGAGGACGTAGCGCCCTGGTACGTCAGACGGGTCCACGAGAGTCGGAGCCACCGACAGCTGCGCCTTGACCACGTCCACGCCCGCTCGCCACAGCAACTCGAACGACCCGGCCGGCTCCTCGAACTGCACGGCCAGATGACACGTGTCCAGTCCGAGCCCGATACGCGACGTACCGCCGTCCGGACTGGAGTAGCGGTCCAGCCACGCCGCAGCCTGGCCGATCATCTCCAGGACGCAGCCCGGCTCGGTCTCGACAGCGATGCGGATCCTCCGCCCGGTCCTGGCCTCAGTACGCGCGAGGTGCTGCTCGACGCGGTCGAACGCCTCACGGGCGGCCCGGTTGCGCGCCTTCGACCACGGCACC includes:
- the ligD gene encoding non-homologous end-joining DNA ligase, with the translated sequence MASKPDETRDGVDLTNLDQPLFDGAEATKRDLVDYLDAVHERMLPGLRDRPLSVVRIRPGQPKFMQKNVPKYTPDWVKTVPVWAEASKREVSYALCDDRRTLLWFANQRAIEYHPTLMKAGRWDRVTHLVLDLDPPEGETFTMAVQAALLVRQALTDSGLSGAVKTSGAKGVHVFVPIDDTVPIEDAAAATRAIAARAERIDPSVATTAYIKEDRHGKVFVDSTRAGGATVVAAYSPRVRPGTTVSFPVGWDDLESVTPRDFTVRSALEQLGDRDPWADQLPAPQSLPEDLLEEGRAIPVARVAAMHEGKRRKRAREAEQRKE
- a CDS encoding ATP-binding protein, whose amino-acid sequence is MAASLVLLCGTSFSGKSTMARVLAPRLAARVVSLDEINERRGLWGGDGIPPEEWRRTHAVAVGEVREVVGAGASVIVDDTSSLRFLRDDWRALAAEAGAEFALLYVDVDHGTVRRRHAGNRVDPRRRDVADAVLEQHLADFQAPTADENAVRVASVEDVLRWCAASGDR
- the dusB gene encoding tRNA dihydrouridine synthase DusB encodes the protein MLQLGNLTIETPVVLAPMAGITNAAYRRLCAEQGAGLYVCEMITSRGIVERDQKSLDMLTFDPRETVRSVQLYGVDPTYIGRAVQILCDEYGVAHVDLNFGCPVPKVTRKGGGAALPWKRNLLGAILRSAVQAATPYGVPVTMKTRIGIDADHQTYLDAGRIAEESGAAAIGLHGRTASQAYSGQADWSTIAALVEHVNIPVLGNGDIWEAGDALRMVAETGCAGVIVGRGCLGRPWLFRDLAVAFAGGEALSLPTLGEVAAVMRRHGELLAELMGEQRGLRDFRKHVSWYLKGFPAGGELRAALGMVDTLARLDELLAQLDPTVPFPVAELGAPRGRQGSPRDHIVLPQGWLDDTDGLTADLADAEIGVSGG
- a CDS encoding glycine--tRNA ligase — translated: MPVETVDAVVSLSKRRGFVYPCGEIYGGTKSAWDYGPLGVELKNNVRTQWWRTMVTGRDDIVGLDSSVILPTQVWEASGHLAEFVDPLTECQSCHKRFRDDHLREDFARRKNKDPEQVKLAEIACPNCGNKGTFTEPRMFNGLLKTYLGPVESADGLHYLRPETAQGIFVNFANVMGTARKKPPFGIAQVGKSFRNEITPGNFIFRTREFEQMEMEFFVEPGSDEDWHEYWLKARWDWYVGLGLSPDNMRFYEHPKEKLSHYSKRTVDIEYRFNFGGKEFDELEGIANRTDFDLSTHSKHSGADLSYFDQEKGERWTPYVIEPAAGLTRNVLAFLLDAYTEDEAPNAKGGVDKRTVLRFDPRLAPVKAAVLPLSRNADLSPKARDLAGELRKNWNVDFDDAGAIGRRYRRQDEIGTPYCITVDFDTLEDQAVTIRERDSMKQERVALTEVTGYLAQHLVGC
- a CDS encoding antibiotic biosynthesis monooxygenase family protein; translated protein: MVRLVFVVIRFRVGETEQGEFAERLRAAVEVLGRQKGFLSARTGRNVDDPELLALTLEFENVGSYRRALSPYDVKLTAVPLLSQAIDEPTAYEDLPG
- a CDS encoding DUF6703 family protein → MSTPSSPLRQRITKISYPYVAKLHAAPKLTLPGITLLLALVGVFAPVPVGVPALVLLALLLGWLAFLSWPVVTGGPKFLRLFSIVLILLFGVSRIATG
- the eboE gene encoding metabolite traffic protein EboE; translated protein: MRFRHRDGSTVQLGYCATVHPAAELDELVATLDGCAGTVRSRLDVPVLGVGLWFPHRLADRLANSPASLSKLRRALHRNQLEVVTLNGTPHAHFTDQVVGSKFYCPDWTDPARLRYTLDLIDVLADLLPADVPYGSISTVPLAWRVPWSKARNRAAREAFDRVEQHLARTEARTGRRIRIAVETEPGCVLEMIGQAAAWLDRYSSPDGGTSRIGLGLDTCHLAVQFEEPAGSFELLWRAGVDVVKAQLSVAPTLVDPSDVPGRYVLSQLGTAKYLRQLREWGGPGVDDVEQAYELSGHAAWRMHAHLAAHAAPPAPLSATTGVLDDCLTRLVGGGHPLTHHLESEVYVWPRAPKTQQALAKRIAKELSWLRDRLTALGLDEV